Within Candidatus Babeliales bacterium, the genomic segment AAACAGAGCCACTGCCCGGCAACTTTCCTGCGCGCAACAGGATCATTGCTGGGTTAAGCCAGGGGTGCTTGGTGGTACAAGCAGCTGAAAAAAGCGGCGCACGGATTACTGCGCAGTATGCGCTTGAACAAGGTCGGGAGGTGTTTGCTATTCCTGGGCAGTTTGACGATGAGCTGAGTGCCGGATGCCATGCGCTTATCCAAGAAGGGGCTACGCTGGCAACCTCAGTACATGATATTTTTGCTGCGTTTGGTCACCAGCAGGTAAAAGAAACTGTTGATGAACACCTCGACCAGCAGTTGGTGCTGCCGGGCATGAGCAAGAAATCTCAGGAAAAATCGGTGGAGCCTGCGCACCACTATGATAAAAATAGCCCAGAATGGATGATTTTACAGGCATTATTTCGGCCTCAGACGGTCGATGATTTGATGACCATTACCCAACTAGGCCTCTTTGAAATGAATGCAAAGTTGTTTGAGTTACAGCTCGCAGGGGCAGTCAGTCAGAATTTCACGGGCCAATGGGAGCGAAAAATATAATAATGATACTTGCAGAGTAGGCAATACTTTTTGCTCTTTTTTTGAAAATCGTATACAATTTGATAGTTATTTATTGAGAACTATGAACTTTGAGCTGTTTTTTGGAGACTTTTCATGCCAGTTCCTAAACGTAAGCGTTCGCATTCGCGCAAATATAAAAGAAATGCTAATAAAGGGTGGCACCCAATGGCCATTACCGGTTGTAAAAATTGCCAATCCCCTCTTGCTACACATGTGGCTTGCAAAGAATGTGGCTACTATAAAGGGGTAAAAGTATTAGAAACTAAAACTGATCGCTTGCTAAAACGTGGTAAAGCACAGCAAAGCAAAGCTACCCGTACTGCGGCAAGAAAGCCTGCTATGGATGCATCAGCAGAATCAGAACAGTAACTGTTTTG encodes:
- the rpmF gene encoding 50S ribosomal protein L32, coding for MPVPKRKRSHSRKYKRNANKGWHPMAITGCKNCQSPLATHVACKECGYYKGVKVLETKTDRLLKRGKAQQSKATRTAARKPAMDASAESEQ